The following are encoded in a window of Salinigranum halophilum genomic DNA:
- a CDS encoding glycerate kinase type-2 family protein, translating into MNLASNAPTARHEAALACLEAGIAAAHPERVLESSLRLDGDDLHVADAVYDCSAYDRCVVVGGGKAAAGVAEALERVLGDRIDAGAVVTYDPGTGERIDHLPGDHPVPSERGVESTRRVVDLVAQADEETLVLCVVTGGASALLPAPAEGISLSDLQETTERLLESGAEIGEMNAVRKHLSMLKGGGLARRAAPATVVSLVFSDVVGNDLGVVASGPTVPDETTYDDALDVLARYDLSVPDAVRERLERGAAGEIAETPKPGDPAFDRVHNHVLADGFTALDAARDEAERRGLETLVLSSRVRGEAREAAKTHVAVGEEVLATGEPLDPPAVVLSGGETTVTVRGDGEGGPNLEYALAAAIECSSLGRLGRGVLASVDTDGRDGGTEVAGAVVDESTLTGRDERTAARDALDRNDALPELDRHGCVIRTGPTGTNVNDLRVLVVDRG; encoded by the coding sequence ATGAACCTCGCTTCGAACGCACCGACGGCGCGCCACGAGGCGGCACTCGCCTGTCTCGAGGCGGGTATCGCGGCCGCCCACCCCGAGCGCGTCCTCGAATCGTCGCTCCGGCTCGACGGCGACGACCTCCACGTGGCGGACGCCGTCTACGACTGCTCCGCGTACGACCGCTGTGTCGTCGTCGGAGGCGGCAAGGCCGCCGCGGGCGTCGCCGAGGCCCTCGAGCGCGTCCTCGGCGACCGTATCGACGCGGGGGCGGTGGTCACCTACGACCCCGGCACCGGGGAGCGAATCGACCACCTCCCGGGCGACCACCCGGTCCCCTCCGAACGGGGCGTCGAGAGCACCAGGCGCGTCGTCGACCTCGTCGCGCAGGCCGACGAGGAGACGCTCGTCCTCTGCGTCGTCACCGGCGGGGCGAGCGCCCTGTTGCCCGCGCCGGCCGAGGGAATCTCGCTCTCGGACCTCCAGGAGACGACGGAACGGCTCCTCGAGAGCGGCGCGGAGATTGGCGAGATGAACGCCGTCCGCAAGCACCTCTCGATGCTCAAGGGCGGGGGATTGGCCCGTCGGGCCGCCCCCGCAACCGTGGTGTCGCTCGTCTTCTCCGACGTGGTCGGCAACGACCTCGGCGTCGTCGCGTCCGGGCCGACGGTCCCCGACGAGACGACGTACGACGACGCGCTCGACGTCCTGGCCCGCTACGACCTCTCGGTCCCCGACGCGGTTCGAGAACGGCTCGAACGGGGCGCGGCCGGGGAAATCGCGGAGACGCCGAAGCCGGGCGACCCAGCCTTCGACCGGGTCCATAACCACGTGCTGGCGGACGGGTTCACGGCGCTCGACGCCGCCCGCGACGAGGCCGAACGCCGGGGGCTCGAGACACTCGTCCTCTCCTCGCGGGTCCGCGGCGAGGCCCGCGAGGCCGCGAAGACTCACGTCGCCGTCGGCGAGGAGGTGTTGGCGACGGGCGAACCGCTCGACCCGCCCGCGGTCGTCCTCTCGGGGGGCGAGACGACGGTGACCGTCCGCGGGGACGGCGAGGGCGGACCCAACCTCGAGTACGCCCTCGCCGCGGCCATCGAGTGCTCCTCTCTGGGGCGGTTGGGACGGGGTGTCCTCGCGAGCGTCGACACCGACGGCAGAGACGGCGGCACCGAGGTGGCCGGTGCGGTCGTCGACGAGTCGACGCTGACCGGGCGCGACGAGCGAACAGCCGCCCGCGACGCGCTCGACCGCAACGACGCCCTCCCCGAACTCGACCGCCACGGCTGTGTCATCCGGACCGGCCCGACGGGGACGAACGTCAACGACCTCCGGGTCCTCGTGGTCGACCGCGGGTGA
- a CDS encoding TraB/GumN family protein, with protein MSQDAAPSPRQGRVQVVGTAHVSKESVAEVEETIRAERPDVVAVELDEGRYRQLKGGTPDDIEPGDLLSGNTVFQFIAYWMLSYVQAQLGEKFDISPGADMLAAVDTAEAEGIDVALVDRDIQTTIQRFWARMSVVEKFRMVGGLAFGVSDARAVGIVVGLLAGLLVGPLVGLFGGAVGITPFVLGRVAGGAILAVAAGLAVQTLADGFTEGDDALFLGIGVGLAVGLVAGVGLGLAAPLVDRLSPFFVRAVGSLAIGIGIGVTLGGLGGLAAHRLGLGSHEEVEEFEMSDLTDADVVSVMMEEFRAFSPGGAEALIDERDAYIAHQLVALRQNGQHVVAVVGAGHRAGIESYLESPETLPPMDSLVGAPTKRGVPWGKIIGVGLSVVFVGFFVLLAMAGVRNGFLLRVFAAWFLINGLFAAAGAKLAGARWLSALVGGAVAWLTSVNPLLAPGWFTGYMELRHTPVNVTDIGRLNELLADEARSIRTIVADMFDVPLFRLIMVVAMTNIGSIVASLLFVAYVLPLFAADLGGVDAVTRLMLDGATNSADLIWRAVT; from the coding sequence ATGAGTCAGGACGCGGCCCCGTCACCCCGACAGGGGCGGGTGCAGGTCGTGGGGACCGCACACGTCTCGAAAGAGAGCGTGGCCGAGGTCGAAGAGACGATTCGGGCCGAGCGCCCGGACGTCGTCGCCGTCGAACTCGACGAGGGACGTTACCGCCAGCTGAAGGGCGGCACCCCCGACGACATCGAACCGGGCGACCTCCTCTCGGGCAACACGGTCTTTCAGTTCATCGCCTACTGGATGCTCTCGTACGTCCAGGCCCAACTGGGCGAGAAGTTCGACATCTCGCCGGGCGCGGACATGCTCGCGGCGGTCGACACCGCCGAAGCGGAGGGAATCGACGTCGCGCTCGTCGACCGCGACATCCAGACGACCATCCAGCGCTTCTGGGCGCGGATGTCCGTCGTCGAGAAGTTCCGGATGGTCGGCGGCCTCGCGTTCGGGGTCTCCGACGCCCGGGCCGTGGGCATCGTCGTCGGCCTCCTCGCCGGCCTCCTCGTCGGCCCGCTCGTCGGGCTCTTCGGGGGGGCCGTCGGCATCACCCCGTTCGTCCTCGGGCGGGTCGCCGGCGGCGCGATTCTCGCGGTCGCGGCTGGCCTCGCCGTCCAGACGCTCGCCGACGGGTTCACCGAGGGCGACGACGCGCTGTTTCTCGGCATCGGCGTCGGCCTCGCCGTTGGCCTCGTCGCCGGCGTCGGCCTCGGCCTCGCGGCCCCGCTCGTCGACCGGCTGAGCCCCTTCTTCGTCCGCGCCGTCGGGAGTCTCGCCATCGGCATCGGCATCGGCGTCACGCTCGGTGGCCTCGGGGGACTGGCCGCCCACCGCCTCGGCCTCGGCAGTCACGAGGAGGTCGAGGAGTTCGAGATGTCGGACCTCACCGACGCCGACGTGGTGAGCGTCATGATGGAGGAGTTCCGGGCCTTTTCGCCGGGCGGCGCGGAGGCGCTCATCGACGAGCGCGACGCGTACATCGCCCATCAACTGGTGGCGCTTCGACAGAACGGACAGCACGTCGTCGCCGTCGTCGGCGCGGGCCACCGCGCAGGCATCGAATCGTATCTGGAGAGCCCCGAGACGCTCCCGCCGATGGACTCGCTCGTCGGCGCGCCGACGAAGCGCGGCGTTCCGTGGGGGAAGATCATCGGGGTGGGCCTCTCGGTGGTGTTCGTCGGCTTCTTCGTCCTCCTGGCGATGGCCGGCGTCAGAAACGGCTTCCTCCTCCGGGTGTTCGCGGCGTGGTTCCTCATCAACGGTCTCTTCGCCGCCGCGGGGGCCAAACTGGCCGGCGCGCGGTGGCTCTCCGCGCTCGTCGGGGGTGCCGTCGCGTGGCTCACCTCGGTGAACCCGCTGCTCGCGCCGGGGTGGTTCACCGGATACATGGAGCTGCGACACACACCCGTGAACGTGACCGACATCGGCCGCCTGAACGAACTGCTCGCCGACGAGGCGCGCTCGATTCGGACCATCGTCGCCGACATGTTCGACGTGCCGCTCTTCCGGCTCATCATGGTCGTCGCCATGACGAACATCGGGAGCATCGTCGCCAGTCTGCTGTTCGTCGCGTACGTCCTGCCGCTGTTCGCGGCCGACCTGGGGGGCGTCGACGCCGTCACCCGGCTGATGCTCGACGGTGCGACGAACAGCGCGGACCTCATCTGGAGGGCGGTCACATGA
- a CDS encoding zinc metalloprotease: MSVGSALTFSDRELRDLAIAWVALGVAFAVFFAGGGSGLVSLLSRGGFAVAVVVSLLTAGLGFLIHELAHKVVAVRFGQVAEFRADYGMLFLAVVSALAGFIFAAPGAVYHRGVLSDKEHGLIALAGPAVNLVLAVVFVPVLLLGVFTGSGFLDLVGSRGVAINLFLAAFNLLPFGALDGRTVLDWSTPVFVAVFVPSVVVTILVVFVFGVGF; the protein is encoded by the coding sequence ATGAGCGTCGGCAGCGCGCTCACCTTCTCCGACCGCGAACTGCGTGACCTCGCCATCGCGTGGGTCGCGCTCGGGGTCGCCTTCGCCGTCTTCTTCGCCGGCGGCGGCAGCGGACTCGTCTCGCTGCTCTCGCGCGGCGGGTTCGCCGTCGCCGTCGTCGTGAGCCTCCTGACCGCCGGTCTCGGCTTTCTCATCCACGAACTCGCCCACAAGGTCGTGGCCGTTCGCTTCGGGCAGGTCGCGGAGTTCCGCGCCGACTACGGCATGCTCTTTCTCGCCGTCGTGAGCGCGCTCGCCGGGTTCATCTTCGCCGCACCCGGTGCGGTCTATCACCGCGGCGTCTTATCGGACAAAGAACACGGCCTCATCGCGCTGGCCGGCCCCGCGGTCAATCTCGTCCTCGCCGTCGTGTTCGTTCCGGTGCTGCTCCTCGGCGTCTTCACGGGGAGCGGTTTCCTCGACCTCGTGGGGTCGCGCGGCGTCGCCATCAACCTCTTCCTGGCGGCGTTCAACCTGCTGCCGTTCGGGGCGCTCGACGGCCGGACGGTGCTCGACTGGAGCACGCCCGTCTTCGTCGCCGTCTTCGTGCCCAGCGTCGTCGTGACAATCCTCGTCGTGTTCGTCTTCGGCGTCGGGTTCTGA